A single region of the Lotus japonicus ecotype B-129 chromosome 4, LjGifu_v1.2 genome encodes:
- the LOC130714091 gene encoding cytochrome P450 86A22 produces MDASTALMILSTIAAYLIWFSLMTRPLRGPRVWPLLGSLPGLIQHANRMHDWIAENLRACGGTYQTCISAIPFVARKQGLVTVTCDPKNLEHILKLRFDNYPKGPTWQAVFHDLLGDGIFNSDGDTWLFQRKTAALEFTTRTLRQAMARWVNRAIKHRFCPILAAAQERKTVVDLQDLLLRLTFDNICGLAFGQDPETLAADLPENGFALSFDNATEATLQRFILPEIVWKLKKWLGLGMESSLNRSLKQIDQYLSDIIQKRKLELINKSGGALHDDLLSRFMKKKDSYSDEFLQHVALNFILAGRDTSSVALSWFFWLCIKNPRVEEEILIELCTVLIETRGTDVSKWTEEPLAFEEVDRLVYLKAALSETLRLYPSVPEDSKHAVNDDVLPSGEFVPAGSAVTYSIYSVGRMKFIWGEDCLEFRPERWLSAEGDKIQMQDNYKFVSFNAGPRICLGKDLAYLQMKSIAAAVLLRHRLTVALGHRVEQKMSLTLFMKYGLKVNVHTRDLATVLEKITNKGESYGQ; encoded by the coding sequence ATGGATGCATCAACAGCTTTAATGATCCTATCAACAATTGCAGCCTATTTAATATGGTTCTCCTTGATGACTCGACCACTTAGAGGTCCACGTGTATGGCCTCTATTGGGTAGCCTTCCGGGTCTAATCCAGCACGCCAACCGCATGCACGACTGGATCGCAGAAAATCTACGTGCGTGCGGCGGCACGTACCAGACCTGCATCTCCGCCATCCCCTTCGTGGCAAGGAAACAGGGTCTCGTGACCGTCACGTGCGACCCCAAGAACCTCGAGCACATCCTCAAGCTCCGATTTGATAACTACCCCAAGGGCCCCACATGGCAAGCAGTTTTCCATGACTTGCTTGGAGATGGTATCTTCAACTCAGACGGTGACACGTGGCTATTCCAGCGCAAGACCGCAGCGCTGGAATTCACCACGCGCACCCTTCGGCAAGCCATGGCGCGGTGGGTGAACCGCGCCATCAAGCACCGGTTCTGCCCCATCTTAGCCGCAGCACAGGAGCGGAAAACCGTTGTGGATCTCCAAGACCTCTTGCTCCGCCTCACCTTCGACAACATTTGCGGCTTGGCTTTCGGTCAGGACCCAGAGACGCTCGCCGCAGATCTCCCGGAGAATGGTTTCGCTCTCTCTTTCGACAACGCCACCGAAGCCACGTTGCAACGGTTTATTCTGCCAGAGATCGTCTGGAAGCTGAAGAAGTGGCTCGGCTTGGGAATGGAGTCGAGCCTTAATCGGAGCTTAAAGCAAATCGACCAGTATCTCTCTGACATCATCCAGAAACGGAAACTCGAATTGATTAACAAGAGTGGTGGGGCCCTCCACGATGATCTCCTTTCACGATTCATGAAGAAAAAAGATTCCTACTCAGACGAGTTCCTCCAACACGTGGCCCTTAACTTCATCCTCGCTGGGAGGGACACGTCATCAGTGGCGCTCAGTTGGTTCTTCTGGCTTTGCATCAAGAACCCCAGGGTGGAGGAGGAAATCCTCATCGAGCTCTGCACCGTTCTGATTGAGACACGTGGCACTGACGTGTCAAAATGGACCGAGGAGCCACTCGCTTTTGAGGAGGTTGACCGGTTGGTGTACCTCAAAGCTGCACTGTCAGAGACACTGCGACTCTACCCCTCCGTGCCGGAAGACTCCAAGCACGCGGTGAACGACGACGTTTTGCCGAGCGGGGAATTCGTGCCGGCAGGATCAGCGGTGACATACTCGATTTACTCCGTCGGGAGGATGAAGTTCATTTGGGGCGAGGACTGCCTGGAGTTCAGGCCCGAGCGGTGGCTCTCTGCCGAAGGGGACAAGATTCAGATGCAGGACAATTACAAGTTTGTTTCGTTCAACGCGGGCCCCAGGATCTGCTTGGGGAAGGACCTGGCCTACCTGCAGATGAAGTCCATCGCGGCGGCGGTGTTGCTTCGCCACCGCCTCACGGTGGCGCTGGGGCATCGCGTGGAGCAGAAGATGTCGCTGACGCTATTCATGAAGTATGGGCTGAAGGTGAATGTGCACACTAGGGATCTCGCGACTGTGCTTGAAAAGATAACAAACAAAGGTGAATCGTACGGTCAATGA